A window from Cinclus cinclus chromosome 4, bCinCin1.1, whole genome shotgun sequence encodes these proteins:
- the NOPCHAP1 gene encoding NOP protein chaperone 1 encodes MAGPAASRELLDLRRRPGLEDILLINSKCSSKKATTLQTVKVPRSSVLDRVQSFLPQMAQANDELKRKMVTTPAHQFDIEHLDSETEKVIEMNVAVVELSDSDTDEELLTSEDDSESEEDDSVTDEVTVDNIKFPKQKGEKGKIEILDSKANE; translated from the exons ATGGCGGGGCCCGCGGCCTCCCGGGAGCTGCTGGACCTGCGGCGACGGCCAG GGCTGGAAGACATTTTGCTGATTAATTCAAAATGTAGCAGCAAGAAGGCCACAACTTTACAGACGGTTAAGGTGCCAAGGAGCAGTG ttttggacCGAGTACAGAGCTTTTTACCACAGATGGCCCAGGCAAATGATGAgctcaaaagaaaaatggtgaCAACACCTGCTCATCAGTTTGATATTGAACATCTAGacagtgaaacagaaaaagttaTAGAAATG aatgtgGCTGTGGTTGAACTGAGTGATTCTGATACAGATGAAGAGTTGCTGACTTCAGAAGATGACTCAGAATCTGAGGAAGATGACTCTGTAACTGATGAAGTGACAGTAGACAACATTAAGTTTCCTaaacaaaagggagaaaagggcaAAATAGAAATTTTGGACAGCAAAGCAAACGAGtaa